A single window of Rhodococcus jostii RHA1 DNA harbors:
- a CDS encoding MarR family winged helix-turn-helix transcriptional regulator — MDQKVDQLREDVVLFSRRIRAQRAGHLLTPSQLQALAHLDREGPMSARALADREQVAPQSIARTVSILEESGMVSRTVDPQDARASIVAITPLGLQTLVDDRSRRSEWLTAALAAECTDVERDLLFIAGRLLRRLAGTPEPAPQQESLMNS; from the coding sequence ATGGACCAGAAGGTCGATCAGCTTCGCGAGGACGTCGTTCTGTTCAGCCGACGCATCCGTGCCCAGCGCGCCGGGCACCTACTCACCCCCTCGCAGCTCCAGGCCCTCGCGCATCTCGACCGGGAAGGACCGATGAGTGCGCGCGCTCTCGCCGACCGCGAGCAGGTCGCCCCGCAGTCCATCGCGCGGACCGTCTCGATCCTCGAGGAGTCCGGGATGGTCTCCCGGACCGTGGACCCCCAGGACGCGCGAGCGAGCATCGTCGCGATCACCCCGCTGGGGTTGCAGACGCTCGTCGACGACCGGTCGCGGCGAAGCGAGTGGCTGACGGCCGCGCTCGCCGCCGAATGCACCGATGTCGAACGTGACCTCCTCTTCATCGCCGGACGGCTGCTCCGCCGACTCGCAGGAACTCCCGAGCCGGCGCCGCAGCAGGAGTCACTGATGAACTCGTGA
- a CDS encoding L,D-transpeptidase: MVVTLRTRTAGIVAVVALTFLATACTIGDTGTSEPPTTSQSAPASIAVPAADGAPINPTTPIVVTATGGKLTAVTVTNPAEQNTPVAGNLTPDGTNWTSSRPLGYGSTYTVVADAVNPDGAPVEQTFTVTTLTPGTTAYANVVPAPEVVADTGIGVGQPMVFQFTAPVANKAEVQQRLHVTTTPPQPGAWYWTDDQNAHYRAAGYWAPGTKIHIEADVYGVDLGDGAFGAENNSADYTVHDSWVAKADGASKMLTVFHNGVQENAMPMSLGTPDHPSHEGPHVISDKQQSIIMDSCTYGVCAGDPDYYREKVDLNLRISNDGEFVHSAPWSVGDQGSSNVSHGCVNLAPANAQWMFDHFGIGDVVEITNSGGPLLPVWDTYGDWEVPWDQWQAGNATG; this comes from the coding sequence GTGGTCGTGACTCTTCGCACACGGACAGCCGGCATTGTTGCGGTGGTGGCCCTGACGTTCCTGGCCACGGCGTGCACCATCGGAGACACCGGCACGTCGGAACCCCCGACCACCTCACAGTCCGCGCCCGCCTCGATTGCCGTCCCCGCTGCCGACGGGGCGCCGATCAATCCGACCACCCCGATCGTGGTCACCGCGACGGGCGGCAAGCTGACCGCCGTGACCGTCACGAATCCCGCGGAGCAGAACACCCCGGTCGCCGGAAATCTCACACCCGACGGCACGAACTGGACGAGCAGCCGACCACTCGGCTACGGCTCCACGTACACAGTCGTCGCGGACGCGGTCAACCCCGACGGCGCACCGGTCGAGCAGACCTTCACCGTCACGACGTTGACGCCCGGCACCACGGCGTACGCGAACGTCGTCCCGGCACCCGAGGTCGTGGCGGACACCGGCATCGGCGTCGGCCAGCCGATGGTCTTCCAGTTCACCGCACCGGTCGCGAACAAGGCCGAGGTCCAGCAGCGCCTGCACGTGACGACGACACCGCCGCAGCCCGGCGCCTGGTATTGGACCGACGACCAGAACGCGCACTACCGAGCGGCGGGATACTGGGCGCCCGGCACCAAGATCCACATCGAGGCCGACGTGTACGGCGTCGATCTGGGCGACGGGGCCTTCGGCGCCGAGAACAACTCTGCCGACTACACCGTGCACGACTCGTGGGTGGCCAAGGCGGACGGGGCGAGCAAAATGCTCACCGTCTTCCACAACGGCGTCCAGGAGAACGCGATGCCGATGAGTCTCGGCACCCCCGACCACCCCTCGCACGAGGGTCCCCACGTGATCTCCGACAAGCAGCAGAGCATCATCATGGACTCCTGCACGTACGGGGTCTGCGCCGGCGATCCCGACTACTACCGCGAAAAGGTCGATCTCAACCTGCGGATCTCCAACGACGGCGAGTTCGTCCACTCGGCGCCGTGGTCGGTGGGTGATCAGGGCAGCAGCAACGTCTCCCACGGCTGCGTCAACCTGGCACCCGCCAACGCCCAGTGGATGTTCGACCATTTCGGTATCGGCGACGTCGTCGAGATCACCAACTCGGGCGGACCGCTCCTGCCCGTGTGGGACACGTACGGTGACTGGGAGGTCCCGTGGGACCAGTGGCAGGCAGGTAACGCAACGGGATAG